A single window of [Clostridium] hylemonae DSM 15053 DNA harbors:
- a CDS encoding ABC transporter ATP-binding protein: MRSCMKVDNLTKTFGKRTVVDKLSFQVERQEVFGLLGPNGAGKSTTIETALGLKKADGGTAEILGMDPALKRKKVFERVGVQLQSTNFQNNIRVEEICGELSALYKSPADYRELLCQFRLDEFRKQPVEKLSGGERQKLSVILALLPRPELVFLDELTTGLDAAARREVWQVLKELKAKGMTIFLTTHYMEEAESLCDRLLLIKHGRKIATGTVKEVVDGSPYDSLEDAYLWYMQEEGNV, encoded by the coding sequence ATGAGATCATGTATGAAAGTAGATAATCTTACAAAGACGTTTGGAAAAAGGACAGTGGTGGATAAACTGTCGTTTCAAGTGGAGCGGCAGGAAGTGTTCGGACTGCTTGGACCGAACGGGGCCGGAAAAAGTACGACCATCGAGACGGCGCTCGGGCTGAAAAAGGCAGACGGAGGAACAGCCGAGATATTAGGAATGGATCCGGCGCTTAAGAGGAAAAAGGTGTTTGAGCGTGTTGGCGTTCAGCTTCAATCTACCAATTTTCAGAACAATATAAGAGTGGAGGAAATATGCGGGGAACTGTCTGCGCTCTATAAATCTCCCGCGGATTACCGGGAATTACTGTGCCAGTTCAGGCTTGATGAATTCAGAAAGCAGCCGGTGGAGAAGCTCTCAGGTGGAGAGAGGCAGAAATTGTCCGTCATCCTTGCGCTGCTTCCAAGGCCGGAGCTTGTATTCCTGGATGAATTGACGACCGGGCTTGATGCGGCCGCGCGCAGAGAGGTCTGGCAGGTACTGAAGGAATTGAAAGCGAAAGGGATGACGATATTTCTCACTACGCATTATATGGAAGAAGCAGAGAGTTTGTGTGACCGTCTCTTGCTTATTAAACATGGAAGAAAGATCGCAACAGGAACGGTAAAAGAAGTTGTGGATGGCAGCCCGTATGACAGTCTAGAGGACGCATATCTGTGGTATATGCAGGAGGAGGGAAATGTATGA
- a CDS encoding ABC transporter permease: MKRFWTLYKTEQKLGLRCPDGLIFGVAMPAGVLVLIAVIAGGKAAGGGSYTFLQSAFASLMAVGICASAFMGIPLTIADYRDKKILKHFFVTPCSPMALLAAVVACGVVTALISGGVISLFSVFMFGYRMQGNVLLFVGAYLLVMASMYSIGMLISGLCRSVKTANVVTTVVYFPMLFLSGATIPFELFPEKLQKAASILPLTQGIKMMKEISVGSPVKNVAGIVLLLTAVTAICCFAAKLTFRWE, translated from the coding sequence ATGAAACGATTTTGGACATTGTATAAGACAGAACAGAAACTGGGGCTTCGATGTCCGGATGGTCTGATATTCGGAGTTGCCATGCCTGCCGGCGTGCTGGTGCTCATAGCGGTTATCGCGGGCGGGAAAGCCGCAGGGGGAGGCAGCTATACGTTTCTCCAGAGCGCGTTTGCGTCTTTGATGGCAGTGGGTATCTGTGCCAGTGCTTTTATGGGGATTCCGCTTACGATAGCCGATTACCGGGATAAAAAGATTTTGAAACACTTTTTTGTCACCCCGTGCAGTCCTATGGCGCTGCTTGCGGCGGTAGTGGCCTGCGGGGTGGTCACGGCGCTCATTTCCGGCGGAGTGATATCTTTGTTCTCTGTCTTTATGTTCGGATACCGGATGCAGGGCAATGTCCTGTTGTTTGTGGGAGCTTATCTGCTTGTAATGGCTTCCATGTACAGCATCGGAATGCTTATATCCGGCCTGTGCAGATCGGTAAAAACTGCGAATGTAGTCACGACCGTAGTGTACTTTCCGATGCTGTTTCTGTCCGGCGCTACGATACCATTTGAGCTGTTTCCGGAAAAACTTCAAAAAGCGGCGTCCATACTTCCGCTGACGCAGGGGATCAAGATGATGAAAGAGATTTCCGTGGGAAGTCCGGTAAAAAATGTGGCCGGTATTGTACTGCTGCTGACAGCTGTAACAGCGATCTGCTGTTTCGCGGCAAAATTGACTTTTCGCTGGGAATAA
- a CDS encoding ABC transporter permease → MRSEKMRTDRTASKEVFRELAVKNVKKSGRDYLIYFMTLAFSVALFYTFNSIEAQFRVFGVPDRLNFLSFSSGMMAGVSLLVCLIMGFLVAYANQFMQKRRKREMGVYMTLGMEYEDISALMWKETCLVGGASLAAGLVLGIALSQGLSMVTARIIGTDIADYRFFLSPKAVAAAVFFFGCMYFFVYRRNMREIRKMQLLELLYAGKKNENISRGKTKDILMFVLAAALIGGGYAVLAAPEKLYFTQGMFQGIAMIAAGSMLFCMSVSEVLVKVRKSSKRYYYRRLHLFAVNQLGSRMKSAGASIGVVSILVCLSISAMTLGLSIGGALVSDADEVAPYDVSFPLRKDEGLSEGLTVEQILAQKGLVLSDYVKDSAELRIYNAKGLTSDLFGASAAEKEDADGQFKYYINIVGIDDYNRVMALQGKAPVKLGENEYAINYSVKEDRKKLENFMSHKGRTVQLEGTELTPASKGLYNRVYGNENVYSDGGTLIVPQRLTEGLELFAAVDSGTFLNADSYEKLSEAILAIPEHITCNTHMDIKVEIMSNILTVSYIGIYLGITFLIVAGAVLALQQLSQAADNEQRYALLRKMGARDKDMKESLLMQLRVYFGIPFMLAVVNALFIIRGMLAGVEEISTGKLLQTGMFTGGLVVAVYGLYFIVTYTGSRRILKLKSSFLK, encoded by the coding sequence ATGCGGTCTGAAAAGATGAGAACAGACCGGACGGCTTCAAAAGAAGTATTTCGGGAGCTTGCGGTCAAGAATGTTAAAAAAAGCGGAAGAGATTATCTTATTTATTTTATGACACTCGCTTTTTCCGTCGCCCTTTTCTATACGTTCAATTCAATAGAAGCACAGTTTCGGGTCTTCGGCGTACCTGACAGATTAAATTTCCTCAGCTTTTCCAGCGGGATGATGGCGGGGGTGTCTCTGCTCGTCTGCCTGATCATGGGATTCCTCGTGGCATATGCCAACCAGTTTATGCAGAAACGCAGAAAAAGGGAGATGGGCGTTTACATGACGCTCGGAATGGAATATGAAGATATAAGCGCCTTGATGTGGAAGGAGACATGCCTGGTAGGAGGAGCTTCCCTGGCTGCCGGTCTCGTGCTCGGTATAGCTCTGTCCCAGGGGCTGTCCATGGTCACTGCAAGAATTATCGGGACGGATATTGCGGACTACCGCTTCTTTCTTTCGCCAAAGGCGGTCGCCGCGGCGGTATTTTTCTTCGGATGTATGTATTTCTTCGTATACCGGAGGAATATGCGGGAGATAAGAAAGATGCAGCTGCTAGAACTTCTGTACGCAGGGAAGAAAAATGAGAATATTTCCAGGGGAAAGACAAAGGATATTCTCATGTTTGTTCTGGCGGCGGCGCTGATCGGCGGAGGGTACGCTGTGCTCGCCGCTCCGGAAAAACTGTATTTTACACAGGGAATGTTTCAGGGGATCGCCATGATCGCCGCGGGGAGCATGTTATTTTGTATGTCGGTGTCTGAAGTGCTAGTGAAGGTGCGAAAAAGCAGTAAGCGGTACTACTACAGACGACTGCATCTGTTTGCGGTGAACCAGCTCGGCAGCAGAATGAAAAGCGCCGGCGCCTCTATCGGAGTGGTGAGCATACTCGTCTGCCTGTCTATATCGGCTATGACGCTTGGACTCAGTATCGGAGGGGCGCTCGTCAGTGACGCGGATGAGGTCGCGCCTTATGACGTGAGCTTTCCGCTGCGCAAAGACGAAGGCCTGAGTGAAGGCCTGACGGTGGAACAGATTCTTGCACAGAAGGGTCTCGTACTGTCTGACTATGTGAAAGATTCGGCGGAGCTTCGGATATATAATGCGAAGGGGCTCACCAGCGATCTCTTCGGCGCATCCGCCGCAGAGAAAGAGGACGCCGACGGACAATTTAAGTATTATATAAATATCGTCGGTATCGACGATTACAACAGAGTAATGGCGCTTCAGGGAAAGGCGCCGGTAAAGCTCGGAGAAAATGAATATGCAATAAATTACAGTGTAAAGGAAGACAGAAAAAAACTGGAAAATTTCATGAGCCATAAAGGCAGAACGGTGCAGCTCGAAGGCACAGAGCTGACTCCGGCGTCCAAGGGCCTCTATAACCGTGTATACGGCAATGAAAATGTGTACTCAGACGGAGGAACGCTGATCGTTCCGCAGCGGCTGACAGAAGGTCTTGAACTGTTCGCGGCTGTGGACAGCGGAACGTTCCTGAATGCAGATTCCTATGAAAAACTTTCGGAAGCCATTCTCGCCATACCGGAGCATATCACCTGCAATACACATATGGATATCAAGGTGGAAATTATGTCCAATATACTCACGGTCAGCTATATCGGAATCTATCTTGGCATTACATTTCTCATTGTAGCAGGAGCAGTGCTCGCGCTGCAGCAGCTTTCCCAGGCGGCGGACAATGAACAAAGATACGCCCTGCTCAGGAAGATGGGCGCCAGAGATAAAGATATGAAAGAATCACTGCTTATGCAGCTGAGGGTATATTTTGGGATTCCGTTCATGCTGGCCGTGGTAAACGCATTATTTATTATAAGAGGGATGCTTGCCGGTGTGGAGGAGATCAGTACAGGAAAGCTGCTGCAGACCGGGATGTTTACAGGAGGACTCGTTGTCGCGGTGTACGGACTGTATTTTATCGTGACATATACAGGGAGCAGACGGATATTAAAGCTTAAGAGCAGCTTTCTTAAATAG